From a single Nicotiana tomentosiformis chromosome 2, ASM39032v3, whole genome shotgun sequence genomic region:
- the LOC104110300 gene encoding peptide deformylase 1B, chloroplastic → MAAATWASSYSFARALQPLLTRHTVLSPLDYGLRRFKSAGCLFFSTSSNKPPKFTVYAQARRVLPSKTKGDELASPADLCFEGPLKIVEYPDPILRAKNKRIGTFDDNLKKLVDEMFDIMYKTDGIGLSAPQVGMNVQLMVFNAAGERGEGEEIVLVNPRVSRYSRRIILYDEGCLSFPEIYGDVERPDSVKVDAQDINGARFEITLSALPARVFQHEFDHLQGVLFFEKMTDEVLDTIREDLVALEKKYEEKTGLPTPESITTRKLKKAPAGFGKS, encoded by the exons ATGGCTGCCGCAACTTGGGCCTCCTCTTATTCGTTCGCTCGCGCTCTCCAGCCTCTCCTCACTCGGCACACAGTTCTCTCACCGCTCGACTATGGTCTCCGTCGCTTTAAATCAGCTGGTTGTTTATTTTTCTCCACAAGCAGTAATAAACCTCCAAAATTTACTGTTTACGCTCAAGCTAGACGGGTTTTACCTTCCAAAACCAAAGGAGATGAATTGGCTTCTC CTGCTGATTTGTGTTTCGAGGGGCCTCTGAAAATTGTAGAATATCCAGACCCAATCTTGAGAGCAAAGAACAAAAGGATTGGCACATTTGACGATAATTTGAAGAAGCTAGTTGATGAAATGTTCGATATTATGTACAA AACTGATGGAATTGGGCTGTCTGCACCACAAGTTGGAATGAACGTTCAACTAATGGTATTTAATGCAGCTGGTGAACGTGGAGAAGGAGAGGAGATTGTTCTCGTCAATCCACGTGTTAGTAGATATTCTAGGAGGATCATACTTTATGACGAAGGCTGCTTATCTTTTCCAGAGATATATGGTGATGTTGAG AGACCAGACTCAGTGAAGGTCGATGCTCAGGACATTAATGGTGCAAGGTTTGAGATAACCTTGTCTGCACTTCCCGCACGAGTCTTCCAGCATGAATTTGATCACCTACAG GGAGTTCTTTTCTTTGAAAAAATGACTGATGAAGTCCTGGACACCATCCGTGAAGATTTAGTG GCTCTGGAAAAGAAATATGAGGAGAAGACTGGGTTGCCGACCCCTGAAAGCATAACTACACGGAAACTAAAGAAGGCTCCTGCTGGATTTGGCAAATCATGA